TCCACAGCCAGACCAAGTAGCCCTCATCGTCGGATTTGATGCCGAAGTCGGGCATGAATCCAGCTTGAATGCTCGTATGGAATCTATTGTTGAATCACTGCAATTAATGGTGACAGAGCACGTCGGAATCGCTCCCGCGATCGGGATCGGCAACAGCTATAATTCTCCATTACAGCTGAACCAATCCTATATCGAGGCATCAACCGCGCTGGAAGCGTCTATGCTGCACGGACAAGGCAGCAGTACCTTCTTCAACGCCCTTTCCGGCTCTAGTGAAGAGGATTCTTCCTTCTGGGTCCCTAAGGATGTGCTGCTGAAACTGGTTCAGAGCTTGAAACAGGGCAGTTACGATGTGGCGGTTCAGATGGTATCAACCGCGTTGAATACGCTGAAATCCGAAATGCCGTCTGTACCTCTGCTGCGCTGCATCTGCTTCGATATTCTGAATACGATGCTCAAAACGGCCTCGGAGCTTGGCATTCATCACGTGGTTAATCAGCTTCCAAGGATCACTTCCTACGACTCGTTGGAGGATTTGGAGAAAAAACTGACAGGACTTGCCGCCGAGATCTGTGCTCATGTCGAGGCGAAGAGCGAGACGGAAGAAAGCTCCCTGATGGATGAAATCGTTGCTTATATTGATGCCAATTTCTCGGATTATGACCTCAGCCTGGGTACGATTTCATCGAAATTCACGATCTCTTCATCGTATTTCAGCCGTTCCTTCAAAGAGAAGATCGGCATGAATTTCACCCAATATATCTGGCAGAAACGCATGGATGAGGTCATAAGGCTGCTGCTGCATACGACCGACCCGTTAAAAGATATCATCACGCGCGTCGGTTATCTGGACACACCGAACTTCATCCGCAAATTCAAGAAAGAGACGGGTTATACCCCAGGACAGTACCGCAAAATGCACCGTCCCAACGACTCCTCCGATTCCCCGGATGACGATGACGAGGAATGCCTTGGTTAATGGATGGATTCGTAAAATAAATATAAACCTCCCCCAACCTTTTGGTTAGGGGAGGTTTTGTATGTTTTCTACTCGTATAGACAATTCGATGCATCGGCATCCAGCTCTTTTCTTCTATTTCCCTACCGGAACATCTTGAAGCCCTTGATGTATTGCACCCAGCAGACGATGGGTCGGATCACAGCCGTATTCCCAGAACATAATGCCGGACAGTCCCTGATCCTTCACGTAATCGCATTTGTGCTGAATCGATTCTTCATCATCATACGATATTAAGCTCGACCCATTAAACAGAAACGGTGCACAGGCTTCCTCATCCCAATAACGGATATAACCATTCTTGTTGATGTACTTCGCTTCCAGTTCGGCAAATGCCGGACCGTAGCCGCCTGTGCTACCGGCCATTTGGTGAAGGCCGTGGTTTCGGTCAGGAACCTCAGTCCAGATCCGGGAGTAGAACGCAGCGCCGATAACAATCTTCTCCTTCGGAACACCGGCGCGGACGAACAGATTTACGGAAGCATCTGTACTAATTCGGAACAGATCACCGGTTGGTGTATACAGATTCGTATGATGTCCGGTCAGAACCTGAAAACCGCCGCGCATATCATAGGTCATCAACTGCACAAAATCCAGGTACTGCTGCACCTCAGCCATCTCTGTACCGTCGACGTAGTATTGATCAGCCCCTGCCGCAATGGTGAGCAGATAATGACGGCCATCCTCGGAGCCCTTGGCATCCAGCGTTTCCCGGATCGTTTTGAGAAGTAAGGTGAAATTCCGTTTATCATCAGGACTGGATGCGATACCGGCTTCACCGTAACAAGGATACTCCCAGTCCAGATCGATTCCGTCAAAAGGGTATTCCTCCAGCACCCTAACCGCTGATGCGGCCATACTGTCCCTTCCCGACTGGGTTGAGGCGGCTTCAGAGAAACCACCAGCGCTCCATCCGCCCACGGACAGCAGCACCGTTAGATTTGGATGCTCCCGCTTAATATTCCGGATAACCTCTCCGTTTTTTAAATGCTCGGTGGTGATTTCATCATTCTTGACATGACCAAAGGCTACATTCAGATGTGTCAACTTCAACAGATCCTCATCCGTCATGTCGGGAAGAACAGAATCGACGACATAACCAGCAGCAATATATTTCGTCATCCGCTTTCACTCCGATCCATTCCATGATTGAGATATCGCAGCAGCAATCTGCAGAGCTTCCTTGCCTGTACCAATCTTGTACCCTGAGGCCGAGTATCGGATTTGATCCTGATTATCCAACACGAACAGATGCGGATAGCCCGCTTCGTGAGCGGCAGGTTTCGAAATGAAACCGGACAAGGCCGCATAGCTTGAATCCCGTACAAAAATCGTAC
Above is a window of Paenibacillus sp. E222 DNA encoding:
- a CDS encoding glycoside hydrolase family 18 protein, with amino-acid sequence MTKYIAAGYVVDSVLPDMTDEDLLKLTHLNVAFGHVKNDEITTEHLKNGEVIRNIKREHPNLTVLLSVGGWSAGGFSEAASTQSGRDSMAASAVRVLEEYPFDGIDLDWEYPCYGEAGIASSPDDKRNFTLLLKTIRETLDAKGSEDGRHYLLTIAAGADQYYVDGTEMAEVQQYLDFVQLMTYDMRGGFQVLTGHHTNLYTPTGDLFRISTDASVNLFVRAGVPKEKIVIGAAFYSRIWTEVPDRNHGLHQMAGSTGGYGPAFAELEAKYINKNGYIRYWDEEACAPFLFNGSSLISYDDEESIQHKCDYVKDQGLSGIMFWEYGCDPTHRLLGAIHQGLQDVPVGK